Proteins encoded together in one Cicer arietinum cultivar CDC Frontier isolate Library 1 chromosome 4, Cicar.CDCFrontier_v2.0, whole genome shotgun sequence window:
- the LOC113786133 gene encoding uncharacterized protein, with the protein MEPDPRPPGRPRRGRNNGERWEQMMQMTQQQLMMQQQQVVTTSIMNHLVQSVGPTQPPPPEASNILFYDFHKLKPPTFLWSPVPLEAQSWLDVMTKSFLVVRCTKEDNVAFYTHMLQGEAENWWKGAKAYMISAGTPMNWENFCIVFLDKYIPMSIRKQKEFECTHLQQRDMPVADYVAKFEEL; encoded by the coding sequence ATGGAACCAGATCCAAGACCACCAGGTAGGCCTCGTAGAGGGCGGAATAATGGTGAACGGTGGGAACAAATGATGCAAATGACGCAACAACAACTTATGATGCAACAACAACAAGTTGTTACAACTAGCATAATGAATCATCTTGTGCAATCTGTCGGACCTACTCAACCACCACCACCAGAGGCctcaaacatattattttatgaCTTTCACAAGTTGAAACCCCCAACTTTCCTATGGAGCCCGGTGCCATTGGAAGCTCAATCATGGTTGGATGTAATGACTAAATCTTTTCTTGTGGTGCGATGTACTAAAGAAGATAACGTAGCTTTTTATACTCATATGCTACAAGGAGAAGCTGAGAACTGGTGGAAGGGTGCAAAGGCATACATGATAAGTGCGGGTACACCGATGAACTGGGAGAATTTTTGTATTGTATTCCTGGATAAATATATTCCCATGAgtataagaaaacaaaaggaaTTTGAATGTACACACCTTCAACAAAGAGACATGCCAGTTGCTGATTATGTGGCAAAGTTTGAGGAACTATAA
- the LOC101505997 gene encoding photosynthetic NDH subunit of subcomplex B 5, chloroplastic, with protein sequence MALCSSLSHVPPIITSPPKLTSKFSSSSTPHNLHGIFTKSKNKFLLNAGFNLVEPDLNEDPRDQFRTNGIEPEEFEYGIFDGHHTFNEGEEKKGTFWGAIRDEIAAAEPPTGFQGLISWLFPPAIAAGVFFNVPGEYLYIGAGIFTIVFCIIEMDKPDQPHHFEPQIYNMERGARDKLINEYNTMSIWDFNEKYGDVWDFTIKKDDITKR encoded by the exons ATGGCGCTTTGTTCCTCACTCTCACATGTCCCTCCTATCATCACTTCTCCACCTAAACTCACTTCCAAATTCTCCTCATCTTCAACACCACACAACTTGCATGGCATCTTCACCAAAAGTAAAAACAAGTTCTTGTTGAATGCTGGTTTCAATTTAGTTGAGCCTGACCTCAATGAAGATCCTAGAGATCAATTTAGAACTAATGGCATTGAACCT GAAGAATTTGAGTATGGAATATTTGATGGTCACCACACTTTCAATGAAGGAGAAGAAAAGAAAG gAACATTTTGGGGTGCAATTAGGGATGAGATAGCAGCAGCAGAACCCCCCACTGGATTTCAAG GGCTTATTTCATGGCTCTTCCCACCAGCCATTGCTGCTGGGGTATTCTTCAATGTTCCg GGGGAGTACTTGTACATTGGAGCAGGAATATTTACAATCGTATTTTGCATAATTGAAATGGATAAACCTGATCAACCTCACCACTTTGAACCTCAAATATACAATATGGAAAGAGGAGCTAGAGACAAGTTGATAAATGAATATAATACCATGAGCATATGGgatttcaatgaaaaatatggaGACGTTTGGGATTTTACAATCAAGAAGGATGACATAACCAAAAGATAA